A region from the Gammaproteobacteria bacterium genome encodes:
- the rng gene encoding ribonuclease G, whose product MSTELNGAAAELLINVTPSETRVALIENGVLQEVHIERLDKKGIVGNLYKGKVSRVLPGMQAAFIDIGLDKAAFLHASDIVVRDNDDEGKPSKVPDITELARQGQFLTVQVIKDPLGTKGARLTTDITLPSRYLVFMPGSKHVGVSQRIEDPKDRNRLKSLVGKHTDKDGSYIIRTAAEGVGEAELSQDAAFLKRLWLKIVQRRQQSKSSALLYEDLSLSLRLLRDFVGISIAKIRVDSKLTYQMLDKFTKEFVPELNELIEYYPGERPIFDLHDTENEIKRALERKVELKSGGYLIIDQTEAMTTIDINTGAFVGHSNLEDTIFSTNLEATKAIARQVRLRNLGGIIIIDFIDMAQDEHRRRVLSALESAFAHDRVRTNLSKFSQLGLVEMTRKRTRESLEHVLCRECSSCKGRGTLKTTESLCYEIFREVIRVDRAFSADRFVVYASVDVCDALLNKETHYLADLELFINKEVKIQAEPQYGHEKYAVVMM is encoded by the coding sequence ATGTCTACCGAGTTAAATGGCGCAGCTGCCGAACTGCTGATTAACGTTACCCCCAGTGAAACTCGTGTCGCTTTGATTGAAAATGGCGTATTGCAAGAAGTCCACATCGAACGGCTGGATAAAAAAGGCATTGTCGGTAATTTATACAAGGGAAAAGTCAGCCGGGTGTTACCTGGCATGCAAGCCGCTTTTATCGATATTGGGCTGGACAAAGCTGCTTTTTTACATGCATCTGACATTGTTGTACGAGATAACGATGACGAAGGTAAACCATCAAAAGTTCCAGATATCACAGAGTTAGCACGTCAAGGCCAGTTTCTTACGGTTCAGGTGATCAAAGATCCACTGGGCACTAAAGGTGCGCGCTTAACCACAGATATTACCTTACCTTCGCGTTATCTGGTCTTTATGCCGGGCTCTAAGCATGTTGGTGTTTCTCAGCGAATTGAAGATCCCAAAGACCGTAACCGGCTTAAAAGTCTGGTTGGTAAACATACAGATAAAGACGGTAGTTATATTATCCGCACTGCTGCTGAAGGTGTCGGTGAAGCCGAGCTTTCGCAAGATGCCGCGTTTTTAAAACGCTTGTGGCTTAAAATAGTGCAACGGCGCCAGCAAAGCAAAAGCAGTGCATTGTTGTATGAAGACTTAAGTTTGTCATTGCGTTTATTACGTGATTTTGTCGGGATTAGCATTGCTAAAATTAGGGTCGACTCTAAACTTACCTACCAAATGCTGGATAAGTTCACTAAAGAGTTTGTGCCTGAGTTAAATGAGCTGATCGAATATTACCCCGGTGAGCGACCAATTTTTGATTTACACGATACCGAAAATGAGATCAAACGGGCGCTTGAGCGTAAGGTTGAATTAAAGTCGGGCGGTTATTTGATTATTGATCAAACCGAAGCAATGACCACTATCGATATCAATACTGGTGCATTTGTCGGTCATAGTAATCTTGAAGACACTATTTTTAGTACCAATTTAGAAGCGACTAAAGCGATAGCGCGTCAGGTGCGATTAAGAAACCTTGGCGGTATCATTATTATCGACTTTATTGATATGGCTCAAGATGAGCACCGACGTCGGGTGCTTAGTGCCTTAGAGAGTGCTTTTGCTCATGATCGGGTTCGTACCAATCTCAGTAAATTTTCGCAATTGGGTTTAGTGGAAATGACCCGCAAACGAACCCGCGAAAGTCTCGAGCATGTATTATGTCGAGAATGTTCAAGTTGCAAAGGCCGGGGAACTTTAAAGACAACTGAAAGTCTGTGTTATGAGATTTTTAGAGAGGTGATTAGGGTCGATCGTGCTTTTTCTGCTGATCGCTTTGTTGTTTACGCCTCGGTTGATGTTTGTGATGCACTGCTCAATAAAGAAACTCACTATTTGGCCGATTTGGAGTTATTTATTAATAAAGAAGTAAAAATACAAGCTGAACCACAATATGGTCATGAGAAGTACGCAGTGGTAATGATGTAG
- the maf gene encoding septum formation inhibitor Maf, translated as MSQQYRHVIRLASKSPRRQELLTQLEVEFSLVDVDVDETPLINENPAEYVQRLAIEKAKAGSAKAGLELPVLGADTIVVIDNQILGKPRSQQEGIAMLTLLSQRCHQVMTSVAVVSAKGLVSDLIITDVTFRHISDAEKLQYWQTGEPCDKAGGYGIQGLGGKFVERINGSYYAVVGLPLMETERLLAQA; from the coding sequence ATGTCACAGCAATACCGTCACGTTATCCGTTTAGCCTCTAAATCGCCACGTCGACAAGAGCTGTTAACTCAGCTCGAAGTTGAGTTCTCATTGGTCGATGTTGACGTCGATGAAACGCCGTTAATCAATGAGAACCCTGCAGAGTACGTCCAGCGGCTAGCGATTGAAAAAGCTAAGGCTGGCAGTGCTAAAGCGGGACTAGAACTACCAGTATTAGGGGCTGATACTATCGTGGTTATCGATAATCAAATTTTGGGTAAGCCGCGTTCACAACAAGAAGGCATCGCGATGCTGACTCTGTTATCGCAGCGTTGTCATCAAGTAATGACCAGTGTTGCGGTGGTGTCAGCTAAAGGTTTGGTCAGCGATTTAATTATTACCGATGTGACCTTTCGTCATATTTCTGATGCCGAAAAACTACAATATTGGCAGACCGGTGAACCCTGCGATAAAGCTGGGGGTTATGGCATTCAAGGCTTGGGCGGCAAGTTTGTCGAACGGATCAATGGCAGCTATTATGCCGTGGTTGGATTGCCATTGATGGAAACAGAACGTTTATTGGCCCAGGCCTGA
- the mreD gene encoding rod shape-determining protein MreD, with protein sequence MPVFSFIIIWLSIGTALVLQIMPMPEILDDWRPNWLLMTTIYWCLALPHRFNVGSAWLSGLFIDALWGTSLGINALALALVCSIVIKNFQRIRSYSVWHQAFIVSFISILYQFVSYVVQRFISDVSLSDSYYLPVLSSLLFWPWVFFLLRKTRRHFKVV encoded by the coding sequence ATGCCGGTGTTTTCGTTTATTATTATTTGGCTTAGCATTGGTACTGCGCTGGTTTTGCAAATAATGCCAATGCCAGAAATTCTCGACGATTGGCGGCCTAACTGGCTGTTAATGACGACTATATATTGGTGTCTTGCTTTACCCCACCGTTTTAATGTTGGCAGTGCCTGGCTCAGTGGCTTATTTATTGATGCTCTGTGGGGCACCTCTCTGGGTATCAACGCGCTGGCTTTAGCGCTGGTTTGCTCGATTGTGATTAAAAACTTTCAGCGGATTAGAAGTTATTCCGTGTGGCACCAAGCTTTTATAGTTTCCTTTATTTCTATTCTATATCAATTTGTTAGTTACGTAGTTCAGCGCTTTATATCTGACGTCAGCCTGAGCGACAGTTATTATTTACCCGTCCTGAGTTCTTTATTATTTTGGCCTTGGGTTTTCTTTTTATTGCGAAAAACTCGCCGTCACTTCAAGGTTGTATAA
- the mreC gene encoding rod shape-determining protein MreC, with product MKTIFIRGLATRFRVTIFVILSGILLLSTDKMTPYRGYFVTLVSPLQFIASAPMVVLDDISEYFKSRASLLEDNASLRREQLNLSDRLLKQEHLEKENQRLNALLGSQVKAGNKKLIARVQMVDSDPFKLQVVINKGAQDQVFIGQPVIDEHGIVGQVIDVSQFSSRVLLIADNNHAIPLRNNRNDVRLIGLGKGDLHQFELQFVTKNTDVKLGDLLVTSGLGGRFPEGYPVARVVSIENQGSQIYSNIRIEPIAKLDRLRYLLLIWPAETESESEPEPEQLTPSAGTD from the coding sequence ATGAAAACCATTTTTATCCGTGGTTTGGCAACACGATTTAGGGTGACAATTTTTGTTATTTTGTCGGGTATCTTATTACTAAGTACCGACAAAATGACGCCATATCGTGGTTACTTCGTTACCTTAGTCAGCCCGCTGCAATTTATTGCCAGCGCACCCATGGTGGTGCTTGATGATATTTCCGAATATTTTAAGTCCCGTGCGAGTCTGCTTGAAGATAACGCCTCGTTACGGCGCGAGCAGTTAAACCTGAGCGATCGATTGTTAAAGCAAGAACACTTAGAAAAAGAAAACCAGCGCCTTAATGCATTATTAGGGTCGCAGGTTAAAGCCGGCAACAAAAAATTAATCGCTCGGGTGCAAATGGTCGACAGCGATCCGTTTAAACTGCAAGTTGTGATTAATAAAGGGGCTCAGGATCAGGTCTTTATCGGCCAACCGGTGATCGACGAACATGGCATTGTTGGTCAGGTGATCGATGTTAGTCAGTTTAGTAGTCGAGTATTGCTAATTGCTGACAATAACCATGCGATCCCTTTACGTAACAACCGTAATGATGTGCGGCTGATAGGATTAGGCAAAGGAGATCTTCATCAGTTTGAGTTGCAATTTGTCACTAAAAATACAGATGTTAAACTCGGTGACTTATTAGTAACCTCAGGATTAGGTGGACGTTTTCCTGAAGGTTATCCAGTTGCTCGAGTCGTGAGCATTGAAAACCAAGGTAGTCAGATATATTCAAATATTAGAATAGAGCCTATCGCAAAATTAGACAGATTACGATATCTGCTATTAATTTGGCCTGCTGAAACCGAATCCGAATCCGAGCCTGAACCTGAACAATTAACGCCTAGCGCCGGAACCGATTAA
- a CDS encoding rod shape-determining protein, translating to MFKKLRGLFSNDLSIDLGTANTLIYVRGQGIVLDEPSVVAIQEDRSNGTRRVAAVGTDAKRMLGRTPGNIKAIRPMKDGVIADFHVTEKMLQHFIKQVHNNNFLRPSPRVLVCIPCGSTQVERRAIKESAEGAGARDVYLIDEPMAAAIGAGLPVSEATGSMVIDIGGGTTEVAIISLNGIVYSSSVRIGGDRFDEAIINYVRRNFGSLIGDATAERIKHEIGSAYPGEELLEIEVRGRNLAEGVPRSFTLNSNEILEALQEPLSGIVSAVMTALEQSPPELAADISERGMVLTGGGALLRDFDRLIMEETGIPVVVAEDPLTCVARGGGKALDMIDMHGGDIFTYE from the coding sequence ATGTTTAAAAAGCTCCGCGGGTTATTTTCAAATGATCTTTCAATAGATCTGGGCACGGCTAATACTCTTATTTATGTGCGTGGTCAGGGGATAGTGCTCGACGAGCCGTCAGTAGTAGCTATTCAGGAAGATCGCAGCAACGGTACCCGCCGTGTTGCCGCCGTAGGAACCGATGCTAAGCGAATGCTGGGCCGAACTCCGGGTAACATTAAGGCTATTAGACCAATGAAAGACGGCGTTATTGCCGATTTCCATGTGACCGAGAAAATGTTGCAACACTTTATTAAACAAGTGCATAACAATAATTTCTTGCGTCCAAGCCCCCGTGTGCTTGTGTGTATTCCTTGTGGGTCTACTCAGGTTGAACGCCGCGCGATTAAAGAATCGGCCGAAGGCGCTGGTGCCCGTGATGTTTATCTAATTGATGAGCCAATGGCCGCTGCAATTGGTGCCGGATTACCGGTATCTGAAGCGACTGGTTCAATGGTGATCGATATTGGTGGCGGTACCACCGAAGTGGCAATCATTTCGCTTAATGGCATTGTTTATTCAAGCTCAGTACGCATTGGCGGCGACAGATTCGACGAAGCAATTATTAACTATGTGCGTCGTAATTTTGGTAGTTTGATTGGTGATGCAACGGCTGAGCGGATCAAGCATGAAATTGGATCGGCTTATCCTGGCGAAGAGCTGCTTGAAATTGAAGTGCGCGGCAGAAATTTAGCTGAAGGTGTACCAAGAAGCTTTACCTTAAACAGCAATGAGATTCTTGAAGCGTTGCAAGAGCCATTGTCAGGTATTGTTAGCGCCGTGATGACAGCGCTTGAGCAATCGCCACCAGAGCTGGCGGCTGATATCTCAGAACGTGGCATGGTATTGACGGGCGGTGGTGCTTTATTGCGCGACTTTGACCGATTAATTATGGAAGAGACCGGTATTCCCGTCGTTGTGGCTGAAGACCCACTGACTTGTGTTGCTCGTGGCGGCGGCAAGGCACTCGATATGATTGATATGCACGGTGGTGATATTTTTACCTATGAGTAG
- a CDS encoding type II secretion system protein — MVTGHKQRGFTLIELIMVIMVLSAVSVGVSSFIHFGVEIYRDAAGRDRQIGDSRFLIERISRELRGALPNSVRVNSSQSCIEFVPIVASSSYIDIPVIPELVSNQLQVVLPAAVVPLLQADKIVIYPLHPSEIYVSAANTSGKVFELAAAVPARDIAGDAVSGTITLKNEVQFSADSPTERYFLIKNAVSYCVDGTDIKRHSGYGSTSSQASPPTTNGVLMAQRQSNSKPFVYHPASLTRSAMVQLNFEFSYDDELLKLYHEVHVVNVP; from the coding sequence ATGGTTACTGGCCACAAACAACGTGGTTTTACCCTGATCGAATTGATCATGGTGATCATGGTGTTGTCAGCGGTTAGTGTTGGGGTCAGTTCTTTTATCCATTTTGGGGTTGAGATTTATCGTGACGCAGCAGGGCGTGACCGCCAAATTGGCGACAGTCGATTTTTAATTGAGCGAATTAGCCGTGAGTTACGAGGAGCATTGCCTAATAGCGTGCGCGTTAATAGCAGCCAAAGTTGCATTGAGTTTGTGCCGATAGTTGCCAGTTCAAGTTACATTGATATCCCAGTAATTCCTGAACTGGTTAGCAATCAGCTGCAAGTGGTACTGCCCGCGGCGGTCGTGCCTTTATTACAGGCTGATAAAATAGTGATTTATCCACTGCACCCGAGCGAAATTTATGTCAGCGCAGCGAACACGAGTGGCAAGGTTTTTGAGTTAGCCGCTGCTGTGCCGGCAAGAGATATTGCTGGCGATGCTGTCAGTGGCACTATTACGCTAAAAAACGAGGTTCAATTTAGTGCCGACTCACCAACCGAGCGCTATTTTTTGATTAAAAATGCGGTAAGTTATTGTGTTGATGGCACTGATATTAAGCGTCACAGTGGTTATGGCTCAACGAGTAGTCAGGCGTCACCACCAACAACAAATGGGGTATTAATGGCGCAGCGCCAATCAAACAGTAAGCCTTTTGTTTATCATCCAGCTAGCTTAACTCGCAGTGCGATGGTGCAGCTAAATTTTGAATTTAGTTACGATGATGAACTGCTTAAACTTTATCATGAGGTGCACGTTGTTAATGTTCCTTAA
- a CDS encoding type II secretion system protein: MSRPNVSLTRGHGFTLLELIMGIVVFSIAMTMLSTLILPLAARSTDPVFQIRATKLANALINEISAKPYDEQSKPWLGLGRCDEAANSDCTLAGALGPDLLGSAYEARDLFDDVDDYHGLSISGQHLYSGAAYEDLYLNYRLTVTVFYDGDFDGLEDASINSRSAKLIQVAVTTPSNEVIEFAAYRSNY; this comes from the coding sequence ATGAGTCGTCCTAATGTTAGCTTGACTCGTGGTCACGGTTTTACCTTGCTTGAGCTGATCATGGGCATTGTGGTATTTTCAATTGCCATGACCATGTTAAGCACGCTTATCTTGCCATTAGCTGCGCGCAGCACCGATCCTGTTTTTCAAATTCGTGCGACTAAATTGGCCAATGCACTAATCAATGAAATTAGCGCCAAACCCTACGACGAGCAATCAAAACCCTGGTTAGGTTTGGGACGCTGTGACGAAGCCGCTAATAGTGACTGTACTCTAGCAGGCGCTCTTGGCCCGGACCTACTTGGTAGCGCTTATGAAGCTCGCGATTTATTCGACGACGTTGACGATTACCACGGTTTAAGCATTAGCGGTCAGCATTTATATAGCGGTGCTGCTTACGAAGATCTCTACCTTAATTACAGGCTAACAGTGACGGTTTTTTATGACGGCGACTTTGATGGTCTCGAAGACGCTAGCATCAACAGCCGTAGCGCTAAATTAATTCAAGTGGCCGTGACAACCCCAAGTAATGAAGTGATTGAATTTGCCGCTTATCGGAGCAATTACTAA